A genomic segment from Nocardia cyriacigeorgica GUH-2 encodes:
- a CDS encoding alpha/beta hydrolase-fold protein yields MVGISRGRRGSGARFGRQPRTILPALATGLVLPFAAGLGVVQAPAADAQPAITAAAPASVRNVIWLTDRHVELWVNSPAMGAPIQVRLLLARDWNTRPDAKFPTLYMLDGLRATEEVSGWIKDAGAVDFFADKNVTVVLPVGGQSSFYSDWLEPNNGKNYKWETFLTKELPPLLESQWRATNVRGMEGLSMGGTAAMFLAARNPDFVKYAASYSGFLTTTTLGMPQAIQFAMRDAGGFDSTAMWGPPTSPLWEEHDPYLLAEKLKGISLYVSSGSGATGPHDAPSGVIPGVSTNLAGTGLEILSRLTSQNFVTKLGELSIPVQVNYRASGTHSWPYWDFEMRQSWPQAAAALGVEADKPACEVGGAIGPVVAANGWLGDCLTGEYAVNGGVAQDFRHGRVFFSKDGGAHPVAGMIGGGYQAAAGPAGALGLPTGPERGLPDGRGRLQTFQHGSLYWSPQTGAQVVRGAILEEWGRQGFEGGPAGYPTGPEIKTPNRDGAVQGFEGGPMYFSPATGAHRVEGLILGKYAEMGFENSWLGFPAAPELPLKDLGRYSRFEGGNIYWSPLSGAWAVRNGPIMEAWRETGYENGRLGYPISDEFAIPGGLQQNFQTGFITIRDGKAQVHP; encoded by the coding sequence GTGGTAGGTATTTCGCGCGGTAGGCGGGGCAGCGGCGCACGGTTCGGCCGGCAGCCGCGCACGATCCTGCCCGCGCTCGCCACGGGTCTGGTGCTACCGTTCGCGGCCGGACTCGGCGTGGTGCAGGCACCGGCCGCCGACGCCCAGCCCGCGATCACCGCGGCCGCACCGGCGTCGGTGCGCAACGTCATCTGGCTGACCGACCGGCATGTCGAGCTGTGGGTGAACTCGCCCGCCATGGGCGCGCCGATCCAGGTCCGCCTGTTGCTGGCCCGGGATTGGAATACCCGGCCCGACGCGAAGTTCCCGACGCTGTACATGCTCGACGGCCTGCGCGCGACCGAGGAGGTCAGCGGCTGGATCAAGGATGCGGGCGCGGTCGATTTCTTCGCCGACAAGAACGTCACCGTGGTGCTGCCGGTGGGCGGGCAGTCCAGCTTCTACTCCGACTGGCTGGAGCCGAACAACGGCAAGAACTACAAGTGGGAGACCTTCCTGACCAAGGAGTTGCCGCCGCTGCTGGAGAGCCAGTGGCGGGCCACGAATGTGCGTGGCATGGAAGGGCTGTCGATGGGCGGTACCGCCGCCATGTTCCTGGCGGCCCGCAACCCGGATTTCGTCAAGTACGCGGCTTCCTATTCCGGTTTCCTGACCACCACCACGCTGGGCATGCCGCAGGCGATCCAGTTCGCCATGCGCGATGCCGGCGGCTTCGACTCCACCGCGATGTGGGGCCCGCCGACCAGCCCGCTGTGGGAGGAGCACGACCCGTACCTGCTGGCGGAGAAGCTGAAGGGGATCAGCCTCTACGTCTCCAGCGGTTCCGGCGCGACCGGCCCGCACGACGCCCCCAGCGGGGTGATCCCCGGGGTGAGCACCAACCTGGCGGGTACCGGACTGGAGATCCTGTCCCGGCTGACCTCGCAGAATTTCGTCACCAAGCTCGGTGAGCTGAGCATCCCGGTGCAGGTGAACTACCGTGCCTCCGGCACACATTCGTGGCCGTACTGGGATTTCGAGATGCGCCAGTCCTGGCCGCAGGCCGCCGCCGCGCTCGGCGTCGAAGCCGATAAGCCGGCCTGCGAGGTCGGTGGCGCCATCGGCCCGGTGGTGGCCGCCAACGGCTGGCTCGGCGACTGCCTGACCGGCGAGTACGCGGTGAACGGCGGTGTGGCCCAGGACTTCCGGCACGGCCGGGTGTTCTTCTCGAAAGACGGTGGCGCACATCCGGTTGCGGGCATGATCGGCGGCGGCTATCAAGCGGCCGCGGGCCCGGCCGGCGCGCTCGGCCTGCCCACCGGCCCCGAGCGCGGTTTGCCCGACGGTCGCGGCAGATTGCAGACCTTCCAACATGGTTCGCTGTATTGGAGCCCGCAGACCGGGGCGCAGGTGGTGCGCGGGGCGATCCTGGAGGAGTGGGGCAGGCAGGGCTTCGAGGGTGGTCCGGCCGGTTATCCGACCGGCCCGGAGATCAAGACGCCCAACCGTGACGGCGCCGTGCAGGGCTTCGAAGGCGGGCCCATGTATTTCAGCCCCGCCACCGGCGCGCACCGCGTGGAGGGCCTGATCCTCGGCAAGTACGCCGAGATGGGTTTCGAGAACAGCTGGCTCGGGTTCCCGGCCGCGCCGGAGCTGCCGCTGAAGGACCTCGGCCGCTACAGCCGGTTCGAGGGCGGCAACATCTACTGGAGCCCGCTGTCGGGTGCCTGGGCGGTGCGCAACGGGCCGATCATGGAGGCCTGGCGCGAGACCGGCTACGAGAACGGCCGTCTCGGCTACCCGATCAGCGACGAGTTCGCCATCCCCGGCGGGTTGCAGCAGAACTTCCAGACCGGCTTCATCACCATCCGTGACGGCAAGGCGCAAGTGCATCCCTGA
- a CDS encoding DUF732 domain-containing protein: MYRTRGKVVGVAVAIAASGLLAACGDNDSTASSTPTLTPSTSASAASSGATSAAPAPAPEGEQAPPAQPSPEDSPAPAPQERPAPVPAEDIPAPETADLGDKEKTFIAELNKQGVNPSNPQDAITIGNYICGAVAAGKPDSEIAIYANAMAGADPAFDPAKMPVEQAGKIYIDVAKQTYCQ; this comes from the coding sequence ATGTATCGGACCCGTGGCAAGGTAGTCGGCGTTGCGGTGGCGATCGCCGCATCCGGGTTGCTCGCCGCTTGCGGTGACAACGATTCGACGGCGTCGAGCACGCCGACGCTGACCCCCTCCACGTCGGCCAGTGCGGCGTCGTCCGGCGCCACCTCGGCCGCGCCCGCGCCCGCGCCGGAGGGTGAGCAGGCTCCGCCCGCGCAGCCGAGTCCGGAGGACTCCCCGGCGCCCGCGCCGCAGGAGCGTCCGGCGCCGGTCCCGGCCGAGGATATTCCGGCCCCCGAGACCGCCGACCTCGGCGACAAGGAGAAGACGTTCATCGCCGAGCTGAACAAGCAGGGCGTGAACCCGTCCAACCCGCAGGACGCGATCACCATCGGCAACTACATCTGCGGTGCCGTGGCGGCGGGTAAGCCCGATTCCGAGATCGCCATCTACGCCAACGCGATGGCGGGCGCCGATCCGGCGTTCGACCCGGCCAAGATGCCCGTCGAGCAGGCCGGGAAGATCTACATCGACGTCGCGAAGCAGACGTACTGTCAGTGA
- a CDS encoding cutinase family protein, giving the protein MSARRGSRSRRSRPVGCLVLLALAVLVVIVVVLAWYLLAGRLKEPEPGPKPPEERPTSQPASCPDVQMIAVPGTWESASNDDPYNPTANPASLMLNVTGPLREQFPAERVDIYTVPYVAQFSNPIAFPPDGQQSYNNSRSEGTRRMVDMLTDRHAECPLTTYVFAGFSQGAVIAGDIAAQVGAGNGPIPQDLLLGVTLIADGRRTGESGPPNAIPIGPVPPGVGAEVALAGLNVPGITMTGPRPGGFGAVADRTYTICAPTDLICDAPRDALRPTNIVGSLTTLIGAIGNPVHALYNGFVVDPNGATATQWTANWASGLIEAAPRPPHS; this is encoded by the coding sequence GTGAGCGCGCGTCGCGGTTCGAGATCCCGCCGGTCCAGGCCGGTGGGCTGCCTGGTGCTGCTCGCCCTCGCGGTGCTGGTGGTCATCGTGGTGGTGCTGGCCTGGTACTTGCTCGCCGGTCGGCTGAAGGAACCGGAGCCGGGTCCCAAGCCGCCCGAGGAGCGGCCGACCAGCCAGCCGGCCAGTTGCCCGGATGTGCAGATGATCGCGGTGCCGGGCACCTGGGAGTCGGCCAGTAACGACGATCCGTACAACCCGACGGCCAATCCGGCCTCGCTGATGTTGAACGTCACCGGTCCGTTGCGCGAACAGTTCCCGGCCGAGCGGGTCGACATCTACACCGTGCCCTACGTCGCGCAGTTCTCGAACCCGATCGCGTTCCCGCCGGACGGCCAGCAGTCCTACAACAACAGCCGTTCCGAGGGCACCCGCCGGATGGTCGACATGCTCACCGACCGGCATGCCGAATGCCCGCTGACCACGTATGTGTTCGCCGGCTTCTCCCAGGGCGCGGTGATCGCCGGAGATATCGCGGCCCAGGTCGGCGCGGGTAACGGCCCGATTCCGCAGGATCTGCTGCTCGGCGTCACCCTGATCGCGGACGGCCGCCGCACCGGTGAGTCCGGACCGCCGAACGCGATTCCGATCGGTCCCGTGCCGCCCGGTGTGGGCGCGGAGGTCGCGCTGGCCGGGCTCAACGTCCCGGGCATCACCATGACCGGACCGCGGCCGGGCGGGTTCGGCGCGGTCGCCGATCGCACCTACACCATCTGCGCGCCCACCGACCTGATCTGCGACGCTCCACGGGACGCGCTGCGCCCGACGAACATCGTGGGCAGCCTCACCACCCTGATCGGTGCGATCGGCAATCCGGTGCACGCGCTCTACAACGGTTTTGTGGTCGATCCCAATGGCGCCACCGCCACCCAGTGGACCGCGAACTGGGCAAGTGGCCTGATCGAGGCGGCTCCGCGGCCGCCGCATTCGTGA
- a CDS encoding LLM class F420-dependent oxidoreductase — MTEAAAPAGELSALGSPLRPFRFAAAGEGNKQEGGARKFIQTAQQAEEYGFDTFVVPDHLGDQIGPIAALGALTQATERIRLGTSVLANGFRNPVVLAKDLATIDVLSKGRLEVGLGAGWKQDEFLAAGLEYDSPGIRLAKLDEALTILDVLLRGQECTFQGKYYQVNGIKGTPRPRQGPRPPLCTGGGGPKMLRLAAKHADIISVVPVTTKNGKGLLSGITMEKTIEKVNLIKEAAGERFDQIELNWAITAIVITDDREKTAEMALSAIDRGLHPDLEVDVKLTVEEILNSPYVAIGSFEEIAEQIRRVRQLTGMSYVGVFPTQMDAFAPVIPLLRDE; from the coding sequence ATGACTGAAGCCGCCGCACCGGCTGGTGAGTTGAGCGCGCTGGGTTCGCCACTGCGTCCGTTCCGCTTCGCGGCTGCGGGCGAGGGAAACAAGCAAGAGGGCGGTGCCCGCAAGTTCATTCAGACGGCGCAGCAGGCCGAGGAGTACGGCTTCGACACCTTCGTCGTGCCCGACCACCTCGGCGACCAGATCGGCCCGATCGCCGCGCTGGGCGCGCTGACCCAGGCCACCGAACGGATCCGGCTCGGCACCTCGGTGCTGGCCAACGGTTTCCGCAACCCGGTGGTGCTGGCCAAGGACCTGGCCACCATCGACGTGCTGTCCAAGGGCAGGCTCGAGGTGGGGCTCGGCGCGGGCTGGAAGCAGGACGAGTTCCTCGCCGCCGGGCTCGAATACGATTCGCCCGGTATCCGCCTTGCCAAACTGGACGAGGCGCTGACCATTCTCGACGTGCTGCTGCGCGGTCAGGAATGCACCTTCCAGGGCAAGTACTACCAGGTCAACGGCATCAAGGGCACCCCGCGTCCGCGGCAGGGCCCGCGTCCGCCGCTGTGCACCGGCGGTGGTGGCCCGAAGATGCTGCGCCTGGCCGCCAAGCACGCCGACATCATCTCCGTCGTTCCGGTCACCACCAAGAACGGCAAGGGTCTGCTTTCCGGTATCACCATGGAAAAGACCATCGAGAAGGTGAACCTGATCAAGGAAGCCGCCGGTGAGCGCTTCGATCAGATCGAGCTGAACTGGGCCATCACCGCGATCGTCATCACCGACGACCGGGAGAAGACCGCCGAGATGGCGCTGTCGGCGATCGACCGGGGCCTGCACCCCGACCTCGAGGTCGACGTGAAGCTCACCGTCGAGGAGATCTTGAACTCGCCGTACGTGGCCATCGGTTCGTTCGAGGAAATCGCCGAACAGATCCGCCGGGTGCGCCAACTCACAGGGATGTCGTACGTGGGCGTGTTCCCCACCCAGATGGACGCGTTCGCCCCCGTGATTCCCTTGCTGCGGGACGAGTGA
- the fadD32 gene encoding long-chain-fatty-acid--AMP ligase FadD32, with product MDETFDDYLDENGNITIPEDRTLVDHVEKHTRNDANTLAYRYIDYSRERDGEVHELTWQQFGVRLRAVAARLQQVTNPGDRVAILAPQGLDYVVSFFAAIYAGTISVPLFDPDEPGHTDRLHAVLGDCEPSAILTASSSAAGVRQFFRSLPAAQRPRIIAVDAIPDSVGESWVRPDIAVDDIAYLQYTSGSTRVPAGVEITHRAVGTNLLQMVDAINLDWNSRGVTWLPLFHDMGLLTVILPAVGGKYITIMSPSAFVRRPYRWIKELAAVSDGAGTFAAAPNFAFEHAAARGLPKNGESLDLSNVIGLINGSEPVTTSSMKKFNEAFAPYGLPKTAIKPCYGMAEATLFVSATKAEDEAKVTYVDRDELNAGRMVKVDPSAPNAIAQVSCGYVALSQWAVIVDPETVESDGGGHELPDGRVGEIWLHGNNMGIGYWGRPDETAATFQNKLTQRQESGSHAEGAPADGNWMRTGDYGVYFDGELYITGRVKDLVIVDGRNHYPQDLEYSAQEASKALRPGFIAAFSVPANQLPAEVFEQGSHSGLKFDADDASEQLVIVAERGPGAGKADPQPIADAVRAAISQRHGVTVRDVLLVPAGSIPRTSSGKIARRACKAEYIGGTLRGGYTQQAFPDAPEE from the coding sequence ATGGACGAGACTTTCGACGATTACCTGGACGAAAACGGGAACATCACAATTCCCGAAGATCGCACCCTGGTCGATCACGTCGAGAAGCACACACGCAATGACGCGAACACGCTCGCGTACCGCTACATCGATTACTCGCGTGAGCGAGACGGTGAGGTGCACGAGCTGACGTGGCAGCAATTCGGGGTGCGGCTGCGCGCGGTGGCCGCCCGTCTGCAGCAGGTGACCAACCCGGGCGACCGGGTCGCGATCCTGGCGCCGCAGGGTCTGGACTACGTGGTTTCCTTCTTCGCCGCCATCTATGCCGGCACCATCTCGGTGCCGCTGTTCGACCCCGACGAGCCCGGCCACACCGACCGCCTGCACGCGGTGCTCGGCGACTGCGAACCGTCGGCCATCCTCACCGCGAGCTCCTCCGCGGCCGGGGTGCGCCAGTTCTTCCGTTCGCTGCCCGCCGCTCAGCGCCCGCGCATCATCGCCGTCGACGCCATTCCCGACAGCGTCGGGGAGAGCTGGGTGCGCCCGGACATCGCCGTCGACGACATCGCCTACCTGCAGTACACCTCGGGTTCGACCCGGGTCCCGGCCGGCGTGGAGATCACCCACCGCGCCGTCGGCACCAACCTGCTGCAGATGGTCGACGCGATCAACCTGGACTGGAACTCGCGCGGTGTCACCTGGCTGCCGCTGTTCCACGACATGGGCCTGCTGACGGTGATCCTGCCCGCGGTCGGCGGCAAGTACATCACCATCATGTCGCCGAGCGCGTTCGTGCGCCGTCCGTACCGCTGGATCAAGGAACTGGCCGCGGTCTCCGACGGCGCGGGCACCTTCGCGGCCGCGCCGAACTTCGCCTTCGAGCACGCCGCCGCGCGTGGCCTGCCGAAGAACGGTGAATCGCTGGACCTGTCCAACGTCATCGGCCTGATCAACGGCAGCGAGCCGGTCACCACCTCCTCGATGAAGAAGTTCAACGAGGCGTTCGCGCCGTACGGTCTGCCCAAGACCGCGATCAAGCCCTGCTACGGCATGGCCGAGGCGACGCTGTTCGTCTCCGCGACCAAGGCCGAGGACGAGGCCAAGGTCACCTACGTCGACCGCGACGAGCTCAATGCCGGTCGCATGGTCAAGGTGGATCCCAGCGCACCCAACGCCATCGCGCAGGTGTCCTGCGGTTATGTCGCGCTGTCGCAGTGGGCCGTGATCGTGGATCCGGAGACCGTCGAATCCGACGGTGGCGGGCACGAACTGCCCGACGGCCGGGTCGGTGAGATCTGGCTGCACGGCAACAACATGGGCATCGGCTACTGGGGCCGCCCGGACGAGACCGCGGCGACCTTCCAGAACAAGCTCACCCAGCGTCAGGAGTCGGGCAGCCACGCCGAGGGCGCCCCGGCCGACGGCAACTGGATGCGCACCGGCGACTACGGCGTCTACTTCGACGGCGAGCTCTACATCACCGGCCGCGTCAAGGACCTGGTGATCGTCGACGGCCGCAACCACTACCCGCAGGACCTCGAGTACTCCGCGCAGGAGGCGAGCAAGGCGCTGCGCCCCGGCTTCATCGCCGCGTTCTCGGTTCCGGCCAACCAGCTGCCCGCCGAGGTGTTCGAGCAGGGCAGCCATTCCGGGCTGAAGTTCGACGCCGACGACGCCTCCGAACAGCTCGTCATCGTCGCCGAGCGTGGCCCGGGCGCGGGCAAGGCCGATCCGCAGCCGATCGCCGACGCGGTGCGCGCGGCCATCTCGCAGCGCCACGGCGTCACCGTGCGCGATGTGCTGCTGGTACCTGCGGGTTCGATTCCCCGTACTTCCAGCGGCAAGATCGCTCGCCGCGCCTGCAAGGCCGAGTACATCGGCGGCACGTTGCGGGGCGGCTATACCCAGCAAGCCTTCCCGGACGCCCCGGAGGAGTGA